Genomic DNA from Candidatus Binataceae bacterium:
CATCCCTGGGTGACCTGGAGCACCTGCGCGAAGCGGTTCATCAGAACCCACTCGCGTCCGTCACGCTCGGCTGATTCCGGAAGCGTCTTGAGGATGCCGAGCGCCTGCCGGTACGCATTCTCCGCTTCTTTGAACGCGCGGCGCTCGAACACGGCATCAGCGGCTTTACGCCACGCTGCGATCGCCGGCTCGGTCTCACCGGCCTGGTCCCAATGCCGAGCGATAACCTCGGGATGCTCCTCGGCCTGGGCTGCGAACTTTGTGGTCATCTCTTCGGCGACCCGACGATGCAGCTCTTTGCGCCTGGTCTTGAGCAGTGCCTCGTAGGCCGCGTCCTGGATGAGCCCGTGTTTGAATTGGTAGCTCGCTTCCGGCGCGATGCCGCGCGCGTATATGAGTTCCGCATCAGCGAGCTTTTCCAGGGCGGCTTGCAATTCGCCCTCGGGAATCGCGGCGATCGCCTGCAGCAACTCATAGGAAAAATCGCGGCCGATAACCGACGCGATCTGTGCCACCTCCTTGGCCGGTCCGAGCCGATCCAGACGCGCCGCGAGCGAATCGCGCAAGGTTGCTGGAATCTCGTGCCCCACGGAACGAGCGTGGCCCTCCAGGATCAGGCGGGTCAGCTCTTCCGCAAACAGCGGTACCCCGTCGGTACGTTTCACCACTGCATCGATCAGGTCCTGGGCCAGAGCAGCGCGAGCGACTACCCCGGTCACCATCTCCCGCGTGTGGCGATCGTTCAGACGACTGAGCGTGATTCGCGCGTGATAGGCCCGCAACGGCCACGGTGGATGAAATTCGGGGCGGGCGGTGTACAGCAGCATCAGCGGGGCAGTTGCTGCCTGCTCGACCAGCGTCTGGGTTAGCTCAAGCGTCGAGGGATCGACCCAGTGCAGGTCCTCCATCGCGATCACCACCGGCTGACGGCGCGCCGTGTTGAGCACCCACGCGGTGAGGTTCACGAGCAGTCGTCTGCGCCGCTGGTCGGGGTCCAGCGCGAGGGGCGGGTACTTATCAGGTACCGAAAGGTTGAGCAATTCGGCAATGAGCGGAACCGCCTCCTCGGGCTTCAGCCCCGCGAGTTTCTCGAGTTGTGCGAACCGTTCCTCGGGGCTTTCGTCACCACGCCAACCGAGCCCTTGGGTGAGGATCTGAGTCACCGCGTGAAACGGCGTACCCTGGAAAAGTTGCTCGCCAGCACATTCGATCCACAGGTGGGGATGGTCGGCTATGCGCGCGCGGAATTCCTCGACCAAGCGCGACTTCCCGATTCCCGGTTCGCCCGTAACCAGCACCAGCTGTCCTTCACCCTCGCGTGCCCGCTCCCATCGGTTAGCCAGCAAACGCATTTCCTCCGCTCGGCCAACGAAGGGGGTCAAAGCGCGGACAGCCGCGCCGTGCGTACGCCGGCGTGCGATAGCGGGACGAATCACCCTGTACAGATGTAGTGAATGCTTGACGTCCTTGAGCTGCTGCACGCCACGATCCTCGAACACAAATCGTCCCGGCACGAGCTCATGTACCGCCGCGGTGATCAACACCGAATCGGGTTCAGCGGCCGACTGCACGCGCGAGGCAACGCTGGGTGCATCGCCGAATACACTGGCTTCTGCGCCGCTGGCGTGACCCATCAATACCGAGCCGGTTTCAATTCCGACGCGAACCGCCAGCCGCAGCTGGTGCTCGCGAGCAAGGCGTTCACTCAGTGCCGCGACCTCTTCGATGACTGCGAGGCCCGCGCGAACCGCCCGTTCAGCATCGTCTTCATGTGCTTCCGGCCAACCGAAGTAAACCATCAAAGCATCGCCCAGATGTTTAGCGACGTGACCACCGAGA
This window encodes:
- a CDS encoding AAA family ATPase; this translates as MRCSKCNAENPEGKKFCADCGAALGTRCPACGADSPVGKRFCGNCGAKLSLDGGGSQPPAAPRSSAGTQAPVAPTTASVASEGERRHLTVLYCDLVNSTEISSHLDLEDWREFAASYQRGAADAVTRLGGHVAKHLGDALMVYFGWPEAHEDDAERAVRAGLAVIEEVAALSERLAREHQLRLAVRVGIETGSVLMGHASGAEASVFGDAPSVASRVQSAAEPDSVLITAAVHELVPGRFVFEDRGVQQLKDVKHSLHLYRVIRPAIARRRTHGAAVRALTPFVGRAEEMRLLANRWERAREGEGQLVLVTGEPGIGKSRLVEEFRARIADHPHLWIECAGEQLFQGTPFHAVTQILTQGLGWRGDESPEERFAQLEKLAGLKPEEAVPLIAELLNLSVPDKYPPLALDPDQRRRRLLVNLTAWVLNTARRQPVVIAMEDLHWVDPSTLELTQTLVEQAATAPLMLLYTARPEFHPPWPLRAYHARITLSRLNDRHTREMVTGVVARAALAQDLIDAVVKRTDGVPLFAEELTRLILEGHARSVGHEIPATLRDSLAARLDRLGPAKEVAQIASVIGRDFSYELLQAIAAIPEGELQAALEKLADAELIYARGIAPEASYQFKHGLIQDAAYEALLKTRRKELHRRVAEEMTTKFAAQAEEHPEVIARHWDQAGETEPAIAAWRKAADAVFERRAFKEAENAYRQALGILKTLPESAERDGREWVLMNRFAQVLQVTQGWAAAEAAAAAERARALAEKSGDLAQLVLQMTGSFATAITKGDLPAASAVADRILELAERDGSAAVLGSAYACQVTACYCRGDLSGAEKHFRSGAPMFEVSAREVPSVLGSFGVAGHVAWMLGNADLARDRMRQAIEGAVALKSTFELAYAQYLAAALQLFMREFGDAKTSASAAVALADEHGYRQYGSGARIFLGLAEAALGNPAEGMPKVEAGLRDLTETGTGIMMTLYLSWIGVSQWLDGKVPEALATIEKALQANPAELSWRPDTIRLRGELHWRLGHTQQAERDFREAIAVAQKIGAKAWELRAAMSLAKTLRKRGEIIQARELLAALYSGFTEGFDTPDLKDAKSLLTELN